From a region of the Mauremys mutica isolate MM-2020 ecotype Southern chromosome 12, ASM2049712v1, whole genome shotgun sequence genome:
- the LOC123345643 gene encoding C-type lectin domain family 2 member D-like: MGNWAEADPPGQLLNSSIDLKSGEEPGHPANSSSRKPAVWDRPVALRAITVVTMVVIVALLVALIVVTSKQPPPCPPAASWCPDGWIRIQRKCYYFSKAEENWTYSQNFCLSHAASLAGIESPQELGSLLPYEGKLDHWIGLRKDTGQVWKWTDGTEFDHWFEIRGGADCAQLDEDFTVVTSSCSTPRKWICSKSDTPGKGEEGAVGGDS, translated from the exons ATGGGGAACTGGGCGGAAGCAGATCCCCCTGGACAGCTTCTTAACAGCTCCATAGACTTGAAGAGTGGAGAAGAACCAG GTCATCCAGCTAATTCCAGCTCCAGGAAACCTGCAGTATGGGATCGTCCAGTTGCCCTCAGAGCCATAACCGTGGTTACAATGGTCGTCATCGTCGCTCTATTAGTAGCTTTGATAG TGGTAACATCTAAGCAgcctcctccatgcccccctgctgcctcctggtgcccggACGGCTGGATCCGGATCCAAAGGAAATGTTACTATTTTTCTAAGGCTGAGGAGAACTGGACCTACAGCCAGAACTTCTGCTTGTCACATGCTGCCTCCCTGGCCGGGATTGAGAGTCCGCAGGAGCTG GGTTCCCTGCTGCCATACGAAGGCAAACTGGACCACTGGATCGGCCTCCGGAAGGACACGGGCCAGGTCTGGAAATGGACCGACGGGACCGAGTTTGACCATTG GTTTGAAATACGTGGAGGAGCAGATTGTGCACAGCTGGATGAAGATTTCACTGTTGTCACATCAAGCTGCAGCACACCAAGAAAATGGATCTGCAGTAAATCTGATAcccctgggaagggagaggagggagctgtgggaggggattcGTGA